The proteins below are encoded in one region of Myxococcales bacterium:
- a CDS encoding DNA mismatch repair protein has translation MPEIEPATFPDLLYPSPQLRIDFEKTRLALSLAFAGGVSGGLFEETLASATLEPSSWEPTAFENDLFLRRFVGGCFKIRVGREEGPVAGSHLVRLLTHPPSDVATVEHRRAILAELDASPELRARLEELYRALRRLRILLENASGVRNWDPSRRQLDMLVIVKEVFDLMAGGFGTSRSGLCALSVFGGRIVTSEAYRSLADLLRYDDRLATLSLKVGVGADGRIRGFEVMSIAEDAENPFVSPPWRRWLAKLELFARGYRFSDGEVMTRLVDAVFVGLESDLVTLLQLFGDLEFYLGALGFADQSRAAGLAVCLPELVAPDAPRALHDLFNPLLLMSGIEPIPCELTSSRLATTVLVTGPNSGGKTRLLQSVGLTQLLAQAGCFIPARAGAVSLTSALVVSLIQETRADQAEGRLGMELLRIRELFERLPPGAMVLLDELCSGTNPSEGEEIFELVVEMLSKLSPQAFITTHFLTFAARLEREKKIPDLTFVQVELGADRRATYQFVPGVATTSLAGHAAERLGVTGEQLLSLIERNVQRFALKHPPERG, from the coding sequence ATGCCCGAGATCGAACCCGCGACGTTCCCGGACCTTTTGTACCCGTCACCCCAGCTGCGGATCGACTTCGAAAAGACTCGCCTCGCTCTGAGCCTCGCCTTCGCAGGCGGAGTCTCCGGGGGCCTGTTCGAAGAGACACTCGCCAGCGCAACGCTCGAGCCTTCGAGCTGGGAGCCGACTGCGTTCGAGAACGACCTGTTTCTGCGCCGCTTCGTGGGTGGGTGTTTCAAAATCAGGGTTGGCCGCGAAGAGGGGCCGGTCGCCGGGAGCCACCTCGTTCGACTGCTCACCCATCCCCCGAGCGACGTGGCGACCGTGGAGCATCGCAGGGCCATCCTGGCCGAGCTCGACGCGTCACCCGAGCTCCGCGCACGACTCGAGGAGCTCTATCGAGCGCTGAGGCGCCTGCGGATATTGCTCGAGAACGCGTCCGGCGTGCGCAACTGGGACCCGAGCCGACGGCAGCTCGACATGCTCGTGATCGTCAAGGAGGTGTTCGACCTGATGGCGGGTGGGTTCGGCACGAGCCGCTCCGGCCTGTGTGCCTTGTCCGTATTTGGAGGTCGCATCGTGACGAGTGAGGCCTACCGCTCGCTCGCAGATCTGCTGCGGTACGATGACCGCCTGGCAACACTGAGCCTGAAGGTTGGGGTCGGTGCTGATGGACGCATTCGTGGCTTCGAGGTCATGTCAATCGCCGAGGATGCCGAGAATCCCTTCGTGAGCCCGCCCTGGCGCCGCTGGTTGGCCAAGCTGGAGCTCTTTGCGCGCGGGTACCGCTTCAGTGACGGCGAGGTGATGACCCGGTTGGTCGACGCGGTGTTCGTGGGACTCGAGTCCGACCTGGTCACGCTGCTGCAGCTGTTCGGAGATCTTGAGTTCTACCTCGGTGCCCTCGGCTTTGCCGATCAGTCGCGGGCGGCCGGCCTCGCGGTGTGTCTGCCCGAGCTCGTGGCGCCCGACGCCCCGCGCGCGCTCCACGACCTGTTCAACCCGCTGCTCTTGATGAGCGGCATCGAGCCGATTCCGTGTGAGCTCACGTCGAGTCGCCTGGCTACGACCGTGCTCGTGACCGGCCCCAACTCCGGCGGCAAGACTCGCCTGCTCCAGTCCGTCGGGCTCACGCAGTTGCTGGCCCAGGCAGGCTGTTTCATCCCAGCGCGCGCAGGCGCGGTCTCGCTCACGTCCGCTCTGGTCGTGTCGTTGATCCAGGAGACGCGGGCAGATCAGGCAGAGGGGCGGCTCGGCATGGAGCTGTTGCGCATCCGTGAGCTGTTCGAACGGCTGCCGCCGGGTGCCATGGTGCTGCTCGACGAGCTGTGTTCGGGGACGAACCCGTCCGAGGGCGAGGAGATCTTCGAGCTGGTGGTCGAGATGCTCAGCAAGCTCTCCCCGCAGGCCTTCATCACCACGCATTTTCTGACCTTCGCCGCCCGCCTCGAGCGAGAAAAGAAGATCCCCGACCTGACCTTCGTGCAGGTCGAGCTCGGCGCAGATCGGAGGGCCACGTATCAGTTCGTTCCCGGTGTGGCGACGACGTCGCTCGCGGGGCACGCCGCGGAGCGCCTCGGTGTCACCGGTGAGCAACTCTTGTCGTTGATCGAACGCAACGTGCAGCGCTTCGCCCTCAAACATCCACCTGAGCGCGGCTGA
- a CDS encoding DUF4185 domain-containing protein: MLPSKAIVVAWGALFCALGCTDPTDAKSGRPLTLALEKLEAPAPFDSRAGGVVLNVTARVSGVPAACASDCSVSAVFELVQGGGIPVRRLSDERALTGAGSVELSVDWDGSDTSGRRLADDTFEALVTLRVSSKSGETLGELAPPRGRQLRYCAPASGCVPVTSCAFAGSDAARCAPHFTQTDYVCNLIGGFLALPPISSWNFSGTDDKPPVRLPFAFDANDRYAANVPAGGNPGNADNPVVAAADLGSPLEHTDGSGKRRLVFLFGDTQPVPLESYPKDQNGAVYPGGSPFGQQPSNDDSMAFSDQAESDPPTGPERCIDLAFVHGGPSLDPVHQLPESKLIAPVTMDGRLTVDTATGATTGARLGSSRVPGPGFSIDGRMFVLAPTSTDSSVGVSCDASKPCPNGDQCGAKGVCLYGDCSAADGSTPCFKRSAPATLALSSPDVSLRSLLPSELETSGALDVYRQGADLVPPIAFHVPDATQVYAWGRSGIVGHPSDLGTPHGRVELFFWKHAFEGAPGAKKLSAPRFFSGCDDEPSVCDVPRFSSLESEAVPVYPEDRLTVNQTSVIWLPSFGRFIMIYGGRLPVWTRDFHPTVTEERALDPYAGVYLRSARHPWGPWSNAVTLYNPYWSNVAGYCELMFLTAKQAELLSERIEPSFPGASCDPSALVQQDLSRPDDFGAEYGSAIVPRFIQDGSDEVTFYWLMSTWNPYRVVVMRSVLSKSAVAVE, from the coding sequence GTGCTCCCGTCGAAGGCCATCGTCGTCGCGTGGGGGGCGCTCTTCTGCGCGCTGGGCTGCACTGACCCGACCGATGCAAAGAGCGGCCGCCCGCTGACCTTGGCGCTGGAGAAGCTCGAGGCTCCAGCGCCGTTCGACTCCCGAGCGGGCGGCGTCGTGCTCAATGTGACGGCGCGGGTCTCCGGCGTGCCAGCGGCGTGTGCCTCGGACTGCAGCGTGAGCGCGGTGTTCGAGCTCGTACAAGGCGGTGGCATTCCGGTGCGCAGGCTGAGCGACGAGCGCGCTCTGACCGGCGCCGGGAGTGTGGAGCTCAGCGTCGACTGGGACGGTTCGGACACGAGCGGTCGTCGGCTCGCTGACGACACCTTCGAGGCGCTCGTCACGCTGCGTGTGTCGAGCAAGAGTGGAGAAACCTTGGGCGAGCTCGCGCCGCCGCGGGGCAGACAGCTCCGTTACTGCGCGCCAGCGTCGGGCTGTGTGCCCGTGACCAGCTGTGCCTTCGCCGGCAGCGACGCTGCTCGCTGTGCACCGCACTTCACGCAGACGGACTACGTCTGCAACTTGATCGGCGGCTTTCTGGCGCTGCCTCCCATCTCATCCTGGAACTTCAGCGGCACGGACGACAAACCGCCGGTGCGCTTGCCCTTCGCGTTCGACGCAAACGATCGCTATGCGGCCAACGTGCCGGCGGGTGGAAATCCTGGCAATGCCGACAACCCAGTGGTCGCTGCGGCGGATCTCGGCTCACCGCTCGAGCACACGGACGGCAGCGGCAAACGTCGGTTGGTCTTTTTGTTCGGTGACACCCAACCAGTGCCGCTCGAGTCGTACCCCAAGGATCAAAATGGTGCCGTCTACCCGGGCGGCTCCCCGTTTGGGCAGCAACCCTCGAACGACGACTCGATGGCGTTCTCTGATCAGGCGGAGAGTGATCCGCCGACCGGCCCCGAGCGCTGCATCGACCTCGCTTTCGTACACGGCGGGCCCAGCTTGGACCCCGTGCACCAGCTTCCAGAGAGCAAGCTCATCGCTCCGGTGACGATGGACGGTCGTTTGACGGTGGACACCGCGACGGGCGCTACGACCGGGGCGCGGCTGGGCTCCTCGCGCGTTCCAGGTCCCGGCTTCAGCATCGACGGGCGCATGTTCGTGCTGGCCCCCACCAGCACTGACTCGAGCGTCGGCGTCTCGTGCGACGCGAGCAAACCTTGCCCCAACGGAGACCAGTGTGGGGCCAAGGGAGTGTGCCTCTACGGCGACTGCAGCGCCGCCGACGGCAGCACTCCGTGCTTCAAGCGTAGCGCGCCGGCCACGCTGGCGCTGAGCTCACCTGACGTGTCACTCCGTTCTCTGTTGCCGTCCGAGCTCGAGACATCCGGTGCGCTCGACGTGTACCGGCAGGGCGCTGACCTGGTCCCGCCCATCGCGTTTCACGTTCCGGACGCAACCCAGGTCTACGCCTGGGGACGCAGCGGCATCGTCGGCCACCCGAGTGATCTCGGCACGCCCCACGGTCGCGTCGAGTTGTTCTTCTGGAAACACGCCTTCGAGGGAGCACCGGGCGCAAAAAAGCTGAGCGCGCCCCGCTTCTTCTCCGGCTGTGACGACGAGCCGTCGGTGTGTGATGTTCCGCGCTTCAGCTCGCTCGAGAGCGAGGCTGTCCCCGTCTACCCGGAGGATCGCCTGACGGTGAACCAGACGTCGGTGATCTGGCTCCCGAGCTTCGGCCGCTTCATCATGATCTACGGCGGGCGACTGCCGGTCTGGACCCGAGATTTTCACCCGACCGTGACCGAAGAACGCGCGCTCGACCCTTACGCCGGGGTGTACCTCCGGAGCGCGCGCCATCCTTGGGGGCCCTGGTCCAACGCGGTGACCTTGTACAACCCGTATTGGTCGAACGTCGCGGGTTACTGCGAGCTGATGTTTCTGACCGCGAAACAAGCCGAGCTGCTCTCCGAACGCATCGAGCCGAGCTTTCCGGGCGCGTCGTGTGATCCCTCGGCCCTGGTGCAACAGGACCTCTCGCGCCCCGACGACTTTGGCGCCGAGTACGGCAGCGCCATCGTGCCGCGCTTCATCCAAGACGGCAGTGACGAGGTGACTTTCTACTGGTTGATGAGCACGTGGAACCCGTACCGAGTCGTCGTCATGCGGTCGGTGCTGTCGAAGAGCGCGGTCGCGGTCGAGTAG
- a CDS encoding serine/threonine-protein kinase, with protein sequence MLSAGERIRDYEVWGRLGGGGMGDVWLARHVVMAAPVIIKTLRAEIGDSPADREKRMVTEARLMARISSPNVVRALDVGTHAEIPYIVQEYVDGIDMNELDHSRRESLGLGLPLWFVCDAAAQIAHGLHAAHQHGILHRDLKPSNLFGAADGNIKLGDFGIAVQTQISEKNLAGSAGTVRFMPPEALRHEPLDRRADVYGLGATLYDLRYGVPPFSRTEDVLDPRLTATCPSPESAEEAYFQHVLGRMLEKDKEVRLSDITEARRAFSSLARVSRPACRPARRVDGSISLGSVRVVSEAANIALAQVDGIVSSANWQLVMRTGVSEALRLAGGDELEEEALSHGEQPLGACVATGPGRLHCRRVLHAVSAWEEASCIGRALQRALLLAERLGLRSLAVPALGTGAARVTLEAAAQAQAAVLRWYLSLGGSRLQEVRFILYDDAKLRVFRDVLESELFGMDDDPPFDAGRKHGASELDASAPTEIVSALRPSTG encoded by the coding sequence ATGCTGAGTGCAGGGGAGCGGATCCGCGACTACGAGGTGTGGGGCAGGCTCGGCGGCGGCGGCATGGGGGACGTATGGCTGGCGCGGCACGTCGTGATGGCGGCGCCCGTCATCATCAAGACCTTGCGCGCGGAGATCGGCGATTCACCGGCGGACCGCGAGAAGCGCATGGTGACCGAGGCTCGGCTGATGGCGCGCATCTCGAGCCCCAACGTGGTGCGAGCCCTCGACGTCGGAACCCACGCCGAGATCCCTTACATCGTTCAGGAGTATGTCGACGGGATCGACATGAACGAGCTGGACCACTCTCGCCGCGAGAGCCTCGGTCTCGGGCTGCCGCTCTGGTTCGTCTGCGACGCCGCCGCGCAGATCGCCCACGGGCTCCACGCCGCGCACCAACACGGGATCTTGCACCGAGATCTGAAACCCTCGAATCTGTTTGGCGCGGCCGACGGCAACATCAAGCTCGGCGACTTCGGCATCGCGGTGCAGACGCAGATCTCGGAGAAGAACCTGGCGGGCAGCGCGGGCACAGTGCGTTTCATGCCACCGGAGGCGCTGCGGCATGAGCCGCTCGATCGCCGCGCAGACGTGTATGGGCTCGGGGCAACGCTGTACGATCTTCGCTACGGGGTGCCGCCGTTCAGCCGCACCGAGGACGTGCTCGACCCAAGGCTTACGGCCACCTGCCCGAGCCCCGAGAGCGCAGAAGAGGCCTACTTCCAGCACGTGCTCGGGCGCATGCTGGAAAAGGACAAAGAGGTCAGGCTGAGCGACATCACCGAGGCGCGGCGGGCCTTCAGCTCCCTCGCTCGTGTCTCTCGGCCAGCGTGTCGCCCTGCCCGCCGCGTCGATGGCAGCATCTCACTCGGCAGCGTGCGGGTCGTCAGCGAAGCGGCGAACATTGCGCTCGCTCAGGTCGACGGCATCGTGAGCTCCGCCAACTGGCAGCTCGTGATGCGCACCGGGGTGAGCGAAGCGCTGCGCCTTGCCGGCGGCGACGAGCTGGAAGAGGAAGCGCTCTCACACGGTGAGCAACCGCTTGGCGCGTGTGTGGCAACCGGACCCGGTCGCCTGCACTGCCGGCGCGTCTTGCACGCCGTGAGTGCCTGGGAGGAGGCGTCGTGCATCGGGCGCGCGCTGCAGCGAGCGCTGCTCTTGGCCGAGCGACTCGGCTTGCGCAGCCTGGCAGTGCCCGCCCTCGGCACCGGCGCCGCGCGGGTCACGCTCGAGGCCGCCGCCCAAGCTCAGGCCGCGGTCCTCCGATGGTATCTGTCACTCGGCGGCTCGCGCCTCCAGGAGGTGCGTTTCATTCTGTACGACGACGCCAAGCTGCGGGTGTTCCGCGACGTGCTCGAGAGCGAGCTCTTTGGCATGGACGACGACCCACCGTTCGACGCCGGCCGCAAACACGGCGCCAGCGAGCTCGATGCGAGCGCACCGACGGAGATCGTGTCCGCGCTCAGGCCGTCGACGGGCTGA
- a CDS encoding efflux RND transporter permease subunit — MSSEVQSSRGGPAGVLARAFIGSKLTPLLVVASVLLGLVAIALLPREEEPQIKVPMVDVMVAMPGAGAKEVESRVASPIERLLWEIPGVEYVYTTSQPGRALAVVRFRVGEDVERSVVKLNTKLAANQDRIPSGVSPPLIKVRSIDDVPILALTFHGAGHDHLTLRRLAAEVTAQIKRIPEVSETQLLGGLRRQVRVALDPARLSARSLDAAAVARALRQANDQTTAGSLTTDDRDVVVQTGGFFASAEDVGAVMIGVHEGAGVYVRDVARVTDASEDASQYVFHGSGAARAADANERPAVTLSVAKRPGTNATQVAAGVLAQVEALKGTLIPSSVEVSITRHYGETANEKSNELLLHMGIAIVSVSLLILFMLGWRESLVVAVAIPATLGLTLLVFHLAGYTLNRITLFALIFSIGILVDDAIVVVENIVRHRELPENRGRALREVAVAAVAEVGNPTILATLAVIAAILPMAFVGGLMGPYMRPIPIGSTAAMVFSLLVAFIVTPWAATRLLGKRPSHAAAGHHTEGRLTRVYRHLMSRFVGRTAWRWGFLLAIGALLVGAMAFVPAGLVRVKMLPFDDKSELQLVLNMPEGSSLERTARATREIAAAVRGEPEVTDYQTYIGTAAPFNFNGLVRHYYLRSGPSVADVQINLLPKHERAVQSHDFAKRIRPRVAEIAARYGARIAVAEVPPGPPVLQTLVAEVYGPDSASRQKLAEQVRGLFRRTPGVVDIDWYAEDPHPKDRLILDKEKAALHGIGSDALAATLRIAVAGESIGLVHTPHEQEDVQVLLELPRHQRPDTESLLGLRVASASGALVPLGELVRVEHTVEDQSIYHKNLLPVVYVTGDVAGGAESSAYAVLAMNKQLTLLDSGDYGGTPGRVQVFNLAQPTLGTAPAIKWDGEWHVTLEVFRDLGLAFVAVLLLIYALLVGWFRSFSTPLVVMAAIPFSLIGILPAHAAMGAFFTATSMIGFMAGAGIVVRNSIILVDFAEARIAEGMSAEDAVVEAGAVRFRPMLLTAFAVVLGAAVILFDPIFQGLAIALMAGEIASLLVSRAAVPVLYAMAHRIRSRRPRSDHAPGARSVVVGTPGLEEGHA, encoded by the coding sequence GTGTCGAGCGAAGTCCAGAGCTCACGCGGCGGCCCCGCCGGTGTGCTGGCCCGAGCGTTCATCGGCTCCAAGCTCACGCCGCTCTTGGTCGTGGCGTCCGTCCTGCTCGGGTTGGTCGCGATTGCGCTCCTGCCACGCGAGGAGGAGCCCCAGATCAAGGTGCCGATGGTGGACGTGATGGTCGCCATGCCCGGCGCTGGCGCCAAAGAGGTAGAGAGCCGGGTTGCCTCGCCCATCGAACGACTGCTCTGGGAAATCCCCGGCGTGGAGTACGTATACACGACGAGCCAACCGGGCCGCGCGCTGGCGGTCGTGCGGTTTCGCGTTGGAGAGGACGTGGAGCGCTCGGTGGTCAAGCTGAACACCAAGCTCGCGGCCAACCAGGACCGCATCCCCAGCGGCGTGTCCCCGCCCCTGATCAAGGTGCGCTCGATCGACGACGTACCGATCCTGGCGCTGACTTTCCACGGTGCGGGTCACGATCACTTGACCCTGCGCCGGCTCGCCGCCGAGGTCACGGCGCAGATCAAGCGCATCCCCGAGGTGAGCGAGACGCAGCTACTCGGAGGGCTCAGGCGTCAGGTCAGGGTGGCGCTGGATCCGGCGCGGCTGTCGGCCCGTTCACTCGACGCGGCGGCCGTGGCGCGTGCGCTGCGCCAGGCCAACGATCAGACCACTGCCGGCTCGCTCACCACCGATGACCGCGACGTGGTGGTGCAGACTGGCGGGTTCTTCGCCAGCGCCGAGGACGTCGGTGCCGTCATGATTGGTGTGCACGAGGGCGCGGGCGTCTACGTCCGGGACGTCGCCCGGGTGACGGATGCCAGCGAGGACGCATCGCAGTACGTCTTTCACGGCAGCGGCGCGGCCAGAGCTGCGGACGCCAACGAACGACCCGCGGTCACACTCTCCGTGGCCAAACGCCCCGGAACCAACGCAACCCAGGTCGCCGCCGGTGTCTTGGCGCAGGTCGAAGCGCTGAAAGGCACCCTGATTCCGAGCAGCGTCGAGGTCAGCATCACGCGGCACTATGGCGAGACGGCGAACGAGAAGTCCAACGAGCTCTTGCTCCACATGGGCATTGCCATCGTCAGTGTCTCGCTCCTGATCTTGTTCATGCTGGGCTGGCGCGAGTCTCTGGTCGTCGCCGTGGCGATCCCGGCGACACTGGGCCTTACCCTGCTGGTCTTTCATCTGGCGGGCTACACGCTGAATCGGATCACGCTCTTCGCGCTGATCTTCTCGATTGGCATTTTGGTCGACGATGCAATCGTGGTCGTCGAGAACATCGTGCGGCACCGCGAGCTGCCGGAAAATCGCGGGCGAGCCCTGCGCGAGGTAGCCGTGGCCGCCGTCGCCGAGGTTGGAAATCCGACCATCCTGGCGACCCTGGCGGTGATCGCCGCGATCTTGCCAATGGCGTTCGTCGGCGGGCTGATGGGCCCTTACATGCGTCCGATCCCCATCGGCTCGACGGCCGCGATGGTATTCTCACTGCTCGTGGCGTTCATCGTCACACCCTGGGCTGCGACTCGGCTGCTCGGCAAGAGACCCTCTCACGCGGCGGCGGGGCACCACACCGAAGGGCGCCTCACGCGGGTGTATCGCCATTTGATGTCGCGCTTCGTGGGCCGTACGGCCTGGCGCTGGGGTTTTCTGCTCGCAATCGGTGCGCTCCTGGTGGGTGCGATGGCGTTCGTTCCCGCCGGCCTCGTGCGAGTGAAGATGCTGCCCTTCGACGACAAGAGTGAGCTGCAGCTGGTGCTGAACATGCCGGAGGGCAGCTCGCTGGAGCGCACCGCGCGCGCGACTCGCGAGATTGCCGCAGCGGTTCGCGGCGAGCCAGAGGTCACCGACTACCAGACCTACATCGGGACCGCTGCGCCCTTCAACTTCAACGGACTCGTGCGTCACTACTATCTGCGATCCGGCCCCAGCGTCGCCGACGTGCAGATCAACCTCCTGCCCAAACACGAGCGCGCGGTGCAGAGTCACGACTTTGCCAAACGCATCCGGCCGCGTGTGGCCGAGATTGCCGCGCGTTACGGCGCGCGCATCGCGGTCGCCGAGGTCCCACCCGGTCCGCCGGTGCTCCAGACCCTCGTGGCTGAGGTCTACGGGCCCGACTCGGCCTCTCGGCAGAAGCTGGCCGAGCAAGTGCGCGGGCTGTTCCGGCGTACGCCGGGTGTCGTCGACATCGACTGGTACGCCGAGGATCCTCACCCCAAGGATCGCCTGATTTTGGACAAAGAGAAGGCGGCGCTCCACGGCATTGGGTCCGACGCCCTGGCGGCCACGCTGCGGATCGCCGTCGCGGGGGAGAGCATCGGCCTCGTCCACACGCCGCACGAACAAGAAGACGTCCAGGTGCTGCTCGAGCTGCCGAGACACCAGCGCCCCGACACCGAGTCGCTGCTTGGGCTGCGCGTCGCGTCGGCCTCGGGCGCCCTGGTACCGCTCGGCGAGCTGGTGCGCGTCGAACACACCGTCGAGGACCAGAGCATCTATCACAAGAACCTGCTGCCGGTGGTCTACGTGACCGGTGACGTCGCGGGCGGTGCCGAGAGCTCGGCTTACGCGGTACTCGCGATGAACAAACAGCTCACGTTGCTCGACTCCGGCGACTACGGCGGCACGCCGGGGCGAGTGCAGGTCTTCAACCTGGCGCAGCCGACCCTGGGCACGGCGCCGGCGATCAAGTGGGATGGCGAGTGGCACGTGACGCTGGAGGTGTTCCGTGACCTGGGGCTGGCGTTCGTCGCAGTGTTGCTGCTCATCTATGCGCTCCTGGTCGGCTGGTTCCGGTCGTTCTCCACACCGCTGGTAGTGATGGCGGCGATCCCGTTTTCGTTGATCGGTATCTTGCCGGCGCACGCCGCGATGGGAGCCTTCTTCACGGCGACGAGCATGATCGGTTTCATGGCGGGCGCCGGCATCGTGGTGCGAAATTCCATCATCCTCGTCGACTTTGCCGAGGCGCGAATCGCGGAGGGCATGAGTGCGGAAGACGCGGTCGTCGAAGCGGGCGCGGTGCGATTCCGCCCCATGTTGCTGACAGCGTTTGCCGTCGTGCTGGGCGCGGCGGTCATCCTTTTCGATCCGATCTTTCAGGGCCTCGCCATTGCGCTGATGGCGGGGGAGATCGCCTCGCTGCTCGTGAGCCGTGCTGCCGTCCCAGTCCTGTACGCGATGGCGCACCGGATTCGGAGCCGTCGCCCGCGCTCCGATCACGCGCCCGGAGCGCGCTCAGTGGTCGTGGGAACGCCGGGACTCGAAGAGGGACACGCCTGA
- a CDS encoding efflux RND transporter periplasmic adaptor subunit has translation MMFPRILSVVVVISALGAAGCRGGSPRPTGADLPLTTVGTSQVRRAESSVTQQIVGTVRARTTASIAPNVMGRVSELKVTLGSNVRAGDVLVRLSAGEIDAKARQSAALLDQAKLELTRAKSLEAKHVIARAELDAIASRHRVALASLGEARVMQSYTVLRAPFSGVVTAKLANVGDQAMPGRPLLILEDPTALRLEGAVPEGLAAGLATGQKLTVRVEAASAVLTGRIAEISPSADANTRTVLVKLDLDPAKELRPGQFGRVELTTGQRRSLEVPKSAVVPRGQLELVFVADKGRAQLRLVRTGAEHGDQIDILSGLDAGESVIVSNASLLSDGQPIEVK, from the coding sequence ATGATGTTCCCCAGGATCCTCTCCGTCGTTGTTGTCATCTCCGCGCTCGGCGCCGCGGGCTGCCGAGGTGGGTCCCCGCGCCCCACCGGTGCCGATCTCCCGCTCACGACGGTCGGGACGTCCCAGGTGCGGCGCGCCGAGAGCAGCGTGACCCAGCAGATCGTCGGCACGGTCCGCGCCCGAACCACCGCCAGCATTGCCCCCAACGTGATGGGCAGGGTGTCCGAGCTGAAGGTGACACTGGGCAGCAACGTGCGCGCGGGCGACGTCCTGGTTCGACTGAGCGCCGGAGAGATCGACGCCAAGGCGCGCCAGAGTGCCGCGCTGCTCGATCAGGCGAAGCTCGAACTGACCCGCGCCAAGAGCCTCGAGGCCAAACACGTGATCGCGCGCGCCGAGCTCGACGCCATCGCTTCTCGCCATCGTGTGGCGCTGGCTTCCCTGGGGGAGGCCCGGGTCATGCAGAGTTACACCGTGCTCCGCGCGCCCTTTTCGGGTGTTGTCACGGCCAAGCTCGCGAACGTCGGAGACCAGGCAATGCCTGGGCGCCCCCTCCTGATCTTGGAAGATCCAACTGCGCTACGTCTCGAGGGCGCGGTGCCCGAAGGGCTGGCGGCCGGCCTCGCTACTGGGCAAAAATTGACGGTCCGCGTGGAGGCCGCGAGCGCAGTGCTCACGGGCCGAATCGCGGAGATCAGCCCGAGCGCCGACGCAAATACGCGCACGGTGCTCGTGAAGCTGGATCTGGACCCGGCCAAGGAGCTGCGCCCGGGGCAGTTTGGGCGGGTGGAGCTGACCACCGGGCAACGCCGCTCGCTGGAGGTCCCGAAGAGCGCCGTCGTGCCACGTGGTCAGCTCGAGCTCGTCTTCGTGGCGGACAAGGGTCGCGCTCAGCTGCGCCTGGTTCGGACTGGTGCCGAGCACGGCGACCAGATCGACATCCTGAGCGGCCTCGATGCGGGCGAGTCGGTGATCGTGTCGAACGCGAGTCTGCTGAGTGACGGTCAACCGATCGAGGTCAAGTAG
- a CDS encoding winged helix-turn-helix transcriptional regulator, with product MSISRRSSPALEGPILDSVARIFSVLGEPTRLQILQLLRQGSMTVTEIVEAAEMKQANASKQLGILKQAGLVDRERDGASVRYSITEPMIFELCDLVCGKLRRDAEARIAQLPKRAAGRR from the coding sequence ATGTCAATCTCCCGTCGCAGCTCGCCGGCGCTGGAAGGCCCCATCCTGGACAGCGTTGCGCGGATCTTCTCCGTCCTCGGTGAGCCAACTCGCCTGCAGATCCTCCAGCTCTTGCGCCAGGGCTCGATGACAGTGACGGAGATCGTCGAGGCGGCCGAGATGAAACAGGCCAATGCCTCCAAGCAGCTGGGGATTCTCAAGCAGGCGGGGCTGGTCGATCGCGAACGGGACGGGGCGTCGGTGCGTTATTCGATCACCGAACCGATGATCTTCGAGCTCTGCGATCTGGTCTGCGGAAAGCTGCGCCGAGACGCCGAAGCACGCATCGCGCAGCTGCCGAAGCGCGCCGCGGGCCGGCGCTGA